Proteins co-encoded in one Deltaproteobacteria bacterium RBG_16_64_85 genomic window:
- a CDS encoding lysine 2,3-aminomutase, whose amino-acid sequence MPWPQVTREQWNDYRWQLSHRITSIRELAGLRYFSPEEAAILDRVNDIYHLGITPYYLSLIRFDDPADPIALQAIPGTEEYFGMGVGEDDPLDEEKDSPVPGLTHRYPDRCLMVVTNFCSMYCRHCTRKRIWALGEGAKTEFELTKMFSYIKRHEEIRDVIVSGGDPLTLPTDRIEFILKNLRKIPHVEIIRIGTRVPVVLPMRIDDELCALLSKYGPIWLNTQFNHPREVTEEARKACDRLLRAGVPVSNQTVLLKGINDHPEIIRRLNTQLVKAKVRPYYLFQCDQVRGLEHFRTRLSKGVEIMEALRGHTTGLAIPTFVVDVPGGGGKIPLMPNYILSMGEQRTILRNYEGIIVSYEEPRDGGRPSAQPETEGIPPRLDVYRLLTGEIKTLIPAGNERMARRRRRCESGSPTT is encoded by the coding sequence CTGCCGTGGCCGCAGGTGACCCGGGAGCAATGGAACGACTACCGCTGGCAGCTTTCCCACCGCATCACCTCCATCCGGGAACTGGCCGGACTTCGCTACTTCTCTCCGGAAGAAGCCGCCATCCTCGACCGCGTGAACGACATCTATCACCTCGGCATCACTCCCTACTACCTGTCGCTCATCCGGTTCGACGACCCCGCGGACCCCATCGCCCTCCAGGCGATCCCGGGCACCGAGGAGTATTTCGGGATGGGCGTCGGCGAGGACGATCCGCTCGACGAGGAGAAGGACAGCCCAGTCCCGGGCCTCACGCACCGCTACCCCGACCGCTGCCTGATGGTGGTGACCAACTTCTGCTCGATGTACTGCCGGCACTGTACGCGGAAGCGGATCTGGGCGCTGGGCGAAGGGGCGAAGACGGAGTTCGAGCTCACCAAGATGTTCTCCTACATCAAGCGGCACGAGGAGATCCGGGACGTCATCGTCTCCGGCGGCGACCCCCTCACGCTTCCCACCGATCGCATCGAGTTCATCCTGAAGAACCTGCGGAAGATCCCGCACGTGGAAATCATCCGGATCGGCACGCGCGTGCCGGTGGTCCTCCCGATGCGGATCGACGACGAGCTGTGCGCTTTGCTTTCGAAGTACGGCCCGATCTGGCTCAACACCCAGTTCAACCATCCGCGCGAGGTCACCGAGGAGGCGCGCAAGGCGTGCGACCGGCTGCTCCGAGCCGGCGTCCCCGTGAGCAACCAGACGGTCCTCCTCAAGGGGATCAACGACCACCCGGAGATCATCCGCCGTCTCAACACGCAGCTCGTCAAGGCGAAGGTGCGGCCCTACTACCTCTTCCAGTGCGACCAGGTGCGGGGGCTGGAACACTTCCGGACGCGGCTGTCGAAGGGCGTCGAGATCATGGAGGCGCTGCGGGGGCACACCACCGGCCTGGCCATCCCCACCTTCGTGGTGGACGTCCCCGGGGGCGGGGGGAAGATCCCGCTCATGCCGAATTACATCCTCTCGATGGGCGAGCAGCGGACGATCCTGCGCAATTACGAGGGAATCATCGTCAGCTACGAGGAGCCGCGTGACGGCGGGCGGCCTTCCGCCCAGCCGGAGACGGAGGGGATTCCTCCCCGCCTGGACGTGTACCGCCTGCTGACCGGAGAAATCAAGACGCTCATCCCCGCGGGCAACGAGCGTATGGCCCGGAGAAGGAGACGGTGCGAGTCGGGCTCTCCTACAACGTAA
- a CDS encoding primosomal protein N' — translation MSTPPTTPLYVEVAVPLPIDHTFTYRVPQGEEGRAKIGVRVLVPFGPRRVTGLIVAEVDGSALEGREAKPVLAFLDEEPYVTPRHLAFLSAAARECLSPIGEMLRAALPRGLPRREAPSVPRTETFFHPAPGADELPMTPKQRQVVAAVLEAGEISASEISARVPGGADAARRLAAKGMLLSSTREKPVGLSAAHLPDTSGEIVPTHQQEAALAKVGVALASGKFAAFVLHGITGSGKTEVYLRAIEQVRLTGRQAVFLVPEIALTPQLLGRVKSRFGEGVAVLHSGLSPAERAAQWKRVRAGEVFLSVGARSAVFSPFPVPGLFIVDEEHDSAYKQEDGIRYQARDLALLRGKMEDAVVLLGSATPSAESVHRTRTGEAVLLSLPERIGGRELPEILVVDLKDRAGMRGADRYFSPELEAAIEETLSRGEKAMLFLNRRGYAPAITCLDCGETARCRNCRVSLTFHQQHGALLCHYCNARTAPPEKCAACGGHRIAQVGIGTERLLAWAAKRWKDARVARLDSDVSRRKGAYGEILSRMHAGDVDILVGTQMIAKGHDFPEVTLVGVLLADLSLSFPDFRSAERTFQILTQVAGRAGRGDRAGKVIVQTLSPDHVCIRMAARHDFAGFMAEELAAREALGYPPFGRMLLLRLWGPSAGKVREAAAEVAEALAGPVSAAGIQLLGPAPSPISLVKRKHHYQVLLKMPVRFPVGDFFPSLMRSLRDVVRKYSVRMEADVDPYNMMV, via the coding sequence ATGTCCACGCCGCCGACAACGCCGCTGTATGTGGAAGTGGCCGTGCCGCTTCCGATCGACCATACGTTCACCTACCGGGTTCCGCAGGGGGAGGAAGGGCGCGCGAAGATCGGCGTTCGCGTCCTCGTCCCGTTCGGGCCGCGGCGGGTCACCGGCCTGATCGTCGCGGAGGTGGACGGGTCCGCGCTCGAAGGCCGGGAGGCAAAACCGGTCCTTGCCTTTCTCGACGAGGAACCGTACGTCACTCCCCGCCACCTCGCATTCCTCTCCGCGGCGGCGCGCGAGTGCCTTTCGCCCATCGGCGAGATGCTGCGCGCGGCCCTCCCCCGCGGGCTTCCCCGGAGAGAGGCTCCGTCGGTTCCCCGGACCGAAACATTTTTCCATCCGGCGCCCGGCGCCGACGAATTGCCGATGACGCCCAAGCAGCGGCAAGTGGTCGCGGCGGTCCTCGAGGCGGGGGAGATCTCCGCCTCGGAGATTTCGGCGCGAGTCCCCGGCGGGGCGGACGCCGCCCGGAGACTTGCGGCGAAGGGAATGCTCTTGTCCTCGACGCGGGAGAAACCTGTCGGGCTTTCCGCTGCCCATCTTCCCGACACGTCGGGGGAGATCGTGCCCACGCATCAGCAGGAGGCGGCCCTGGCGAAGGTCGGCGTGGCCCTTGCCTCGGGGAAGTTCGCCGCGTTCGTGCTCCACGGGATCACGGGGTCCGGAAAGACGGAGGTCTACCTGCGGGCCATCGAGCAGGTCCGCCTCACGGGGAGACAAGCGGTGTTTCTCGTCCCCGAGATCGCCCTCACTCCGCAACTGCTCGGGCGTGTGAAGTCCCGGTTCGGGGAGGGGGTGGCCGTCCTGCACAGCGGTCTTTCTCCCGCCGAGCGTGCGGCCCAGTGGAAACGGGTCCGCGCCGGCGAGGTCTTCCTTTCCGTCGGGGCGCGCTCCGCCGTCTTCTCTCCCTTCCCCGTGCCGGGGCTGTTCATCGTCGACGAGGAGCACGATTCCGCCTATAAGCAGGAAGACGGGATCCGCTACCAGGCGCGCGACCTCGCCCTGCTGCGCGGGAAAATGGAGGACGCCGTCGTCCTGCTGGGCTCCGCGACGCCCTCCGCGGAATCCGTCCACAGGACGCGAACGGGGGAGGCCGTGCTCCTCTCCCTGCCGGAGCGGATCGGCGGAAGGGAGCTCCCGGAAATCCTGGTCGTGGACCTCAAGGATCGTGCGGGCATGCGGGGAGCCGACCGCTACTTCTCCCCCGAGCTGGAAGCGGCGATCGAAGAGACCCTCTCCCGCGGGGAGAAGGCGATGCTCTTCCTGAACCGGAGGGGATACGCACCCGCCATCACCTGCCTGGACTGCGGGGAGACCGCTCGCTGCCGGAACTGCAGGGTCTCGTTGACCTTCCACCAGCAGCACGGCGCGCTGTTGTGCCACTATTGCAACGCGCGCACTGCGCCCCCCGAGAAGTGCGCCGCGTGCGGCGGGCACAGGATCGCCCAGGTGGGGATCGGCACGGAGCGCCTGCTTGCATGGGCCGCAAAGCGGTGGAAGGACGCCCGGGTCGCGCGCCTCGACTCCGACGTCAGTCGGCGGAAGGGAGCCTATGGAGAGATTCTCTCCCGGATGCACGCGGGGGACGTGGACATCCTCGTGGGGACCCAGATGATCGCCAAGGGGCACGATTTCCCCGAGGTGACGCTCGTGGGAGTGCTGCTGGCCGACCTGTCCCTCTCCTTTCCCGATTTCCGGTCGGCGGAGCGGACGTTCCAGATCTTGACGCAGGTGGCGGGGCGCGCGGGGAGGGGAGATCGTGCGGGCAAGGTGATCGTCCAGACCCTGTCCCCGGATCACGTCTGCATCCGCATGGCGGCGAGGCACGATTTCGCCGGTTTCATGGCGGAGGAGCTGGCGGCGCGGGAGGCCCTCGGCTACCCGCCTTTCGGGCGGATGCTCCTCCTGCGCCTGTGGGGACCTTCGGCCGGGAAGGTCCGCGAGGCGGCGGCGGAGGTGGCGGAGGCGCTGGCGGGACCGGTATCCGCCGCGGGGATCCAACTGCTGGGCCCCGCGCCCTCGCCCATTTCCCTCGTGAAGCGGAAGCACCATTACCAGGTTCTCCTCAAGATGCCCGTGCGGTTCCCCGTGGGAGATTTCTTCCCTTCGCTGATGCGCTCCCTGCGCGACGTCGTCCGCAAGTACAGCGTCCGCATGGAGGCCGACGTCGATCCCTACAACATGATGGTCTAG